Within the Mycobacteriales bacterium genome, the region CGGCTTGTACGGTCCACCGCAGCGCACCGGCCATGTCCCCGTGCCGGCGGTACCAGTCCGCGGCCTGCGCGTACTGCGCCCGCTCCTCGCCGGGAGGTTGCCGATGGGCGAGATGGCGCAGGACCTCACGGAACAACTGGTGGTAGCGGAAGGTGGTCTGAGCCGGGTCGAGCGGGATCACGAAGGAGTTGGCCCGGGCCAGCGTGGCCAGCAGCGCGCCCGAACCCTCGATACCGGTGACCGCTTCGGCCAGCGGCCCGGTGACGTCGTCGAGGAAGCTGGTCCGGATCAGCAGGCGCTGGACGCTCTCGGGCAGGAGGTTGAGCACCTCGGCGGTCAGGTACTCGCCGACGCTGCCCTGGTCCATGGCGAACACCGCGACGAACTCCGCCGGCCGCTCGATGTGCTCCATCCGCAGCGCCGCCAGCCGCATCCCGGCCGGCCAACCCTCCGTGCGCCGAGCCAGCAGCCCCAGATCCTCGTCCCCCAGCGAGACGCCGTGCTCACCGAGGAGCGCGCGCGCCTCCGGCTGCGTCATGGCCAACTCGGCCGCCCGTATCTCGTGCATCTGGCCGGCCAACCGGTATCGGTGCAGCGGTAGGAGGGGGTCGCTGCGGGCCGAGATCAGCAGCCGCACCCGATGGGACCAGCGGTACACCACCCGGTCCAGCCCCTCCAGAATTTCCGGGTCGGTCAGCAGGTGCGCGTCGTCGAGCACCATCGTCAGCCGGTGGGCCGGTTCGGCGGCCCGGCCGAAGGCGAAGTCGAGCAGGTCGACGGTGCCGCCGCTGGTCCACGCGGTCGGCGGGAACTCCTGCCCGGCGGCCCGGCCCGCTTCCAGGAACTGACGCCAGAACCGGCGGGGATCGTCGTCGGCGGCCGTCAGCGCCAGCCAGGCCACCGGCCGCGTCTGGCGATGGGCCCACTCGCTCAGCAGCACGGTCTTTCCGGTGCCGGCGCCGGCGGACAACACCGTCAGCGCGACCGGGCAGGCCTCGTCGAGGCGGTCGAGCAACCGAGTCCGCGAGAGGTGTCGGGGAGGCACGAACGGAGCCACGAACCGTTGATCGGACACCATCGCCGTCATGCCCGCCTCCGCCCGGCTGACCGTGTTGTCTCACGGTCCCCGGACGCCGGATCGTCTGGATGAAGACCATCCCTCACTGACGAACATGCATGTTCCAAGACTGACCGGGGTATCAATCCGTGTTCGCCTCCTAGCATTCTGTACCCGCCTGTCAACCATGCGATCAACAACAGCCGCTCTCCAACGGGACGAGGGCGGCGTAGCGGGTCTCGACCGTCGGCACCGACGCGACCCTGATCGGAATCGAGACCCATCTGGGGCTGACTCTTCGGGACCCCGCGGCGGCCCGGCGGCGGGAACGCGATCGTGGCCGAGTTCGACACGGCGAGAGCGCCACCTGCGCGGTTCCTGACCGGCTCACCCCGCGCGAATGAGGCCGGGCGAGGTCGGCGCCCGTAGCGTCCCGACGGACGGGCCCTGCCGGGTTCGTCCGACAGGACAAGGGATCCGTCGGTCGGTCGGCCCGCCCGGCCGGGTGGGAGCAACGCCGTGCAGCGGACGGGAGACGGACCATGCCCCCGATCGGCGCAGTCTTCGACGTCGCCCTGTCGACGCGAGTGCCGGTGACGACGTCGGCGGCCGACCTCGCACCGTCCTCTGTGGACCGGTCGCCGTCCCGGGTGACGGCGGGCTGCGGCACCGCCTGCTCGTGGACCTCGCGCTGCGCTTCGCCGCTCCGGAGCCGAAGGCCGGGGCACCGGCATGACGCCGCCGGGCCCTGGACGCCTACCGCCCCACCTCCCATCGAAAGGACGGCCATGTCCGGCACCGACCCGGTCGTTCCGCCCCCGCCGACGTTCGCGCCCGGCGCCTCCGCGGCCCAACCGGCCGGCCCCGACGGCGGCGGCCCGGCGCCCGTCTCCCACCGGCCGACTCCCCTTCCGGCGACGCGTACGGGGTGGGACGTCGCCCTCGGGCTCGTGCTGATCGTCACCGGGGTGGTGGTCCTCGGTGACGTCGTCGTCGCCAGTGTCGTCTCGGTCCTCTTCATCGGCTGGACCCTGCTGATCGGCGGCGCCGTCGGCATCATCGTGGCGCTGTCCCGGATCGGCCGGGGCGGGTTCTGGATCGGGATGCTCGGCGGCGCGCTGGCGCTGATCGCCGGACTGATCTTCGTCACCAACACCGAGGTGGCCCTGCTCGCCCTCTCCCTCGCGATCGGCGCCAGCATGGTCACCAGCGGGGTCGTGCGGCTGGTCGCCGCCGTCCAGCATCCGGAGGCGCGCTCGGCCCTGGTCGTCTCGGGCGGACTGAGCCTCGTGCTCGGGCTGCTGATCCTCAACCAGTGGCCGAAATCCGCACTGTGGCTGCTGGGCACGCTGCTCGGCGTCCAGCTCGTCGTGGACGGGCTGACCCTGGTGCTGGCCGGCCGGCCCCGGCTCAGGGCCCCGGCCTCGACCGCCACGGCCGTACCGTGACGTCCAGGACCGAGCAGCTCGTGGGGGCCGTGATCGCTCTGGCCGGCGTGGCCGTACTCGGGGCCGCTCCTGCTCTGACCGACGGGACCCTGACGTGGCTGCTCGCGAGCAGCGCCGTCGTGCTCGTCCTGTGCGGCGCAGGTCTGGTATTGGACGCCCGGGCGCGGGCCGGCCGGGCCGGCCCCACCCCGCACCAGGATCGTTGACCAGTCGCACCGACCGCAGATCCCAGGAGGACATCGCCATGGTGGACGTCGCGGTCGTTCCGGCCGAGAACAAAGGCACTGTGCACGATGGCTGACGACGTCGCGGCAACACCGAAGCCGAACCCGATCGCGGGCTTCCTGCGCAGCCGTTGGATACCGATCGTGCTGGCGGTCGTCGCCGCCGTCTTCATCGGACAGAACCGCAACCGGGTCTCGATCGACCTGTTGTGGCTGCAGCTCTCCGCGCCGTTGTGGCTGATCCTGCTCGTCGCCGTCCTCGTCGGGATCATCATCGCGGCGTCGGGCTCGCGGCGGCGACGGCGGCAGTCGAGGTGACCACGGCCGTCGCCGGCACCGGCGCGTCGACCTGGTCCGATCTCGCGGAGCTCTATCGCGACCTGCATCGCCACCCGGAGCTGTCCTTCGCCGAAACCCGCACAGCGCGGATCGTCGCGGACCGGTTGCGCGGCATGGGCTTCCGGACGACGGAGAACGTGGGGCGCACCGGGGTCGTCGGCGTCCTGCGCAACGGTGCTGGCCCGACCGCACTGCTGCGCGCGGACATGGATGCGTTGCCACTCCTGGAACGCACCGGCCTTCCGTACGCCAGCACCGCCCATGGCCTCGACCGCGAGGGCCAGGACGTGCCGGTCATGCACGCGTGCGGCCACGACATGCACGTCGCCTGCCTGCTGGGAGCCGCGCACCTCCTCGCCGAGGAGCTGTCTTCCTGGCGGGGCACGGTGCTGGCGGTGTTCCAGCCGGCGGAGGAGGCCGGGCAGGGTGCCGCGACGATGGTGGCCGACGGGCTGTACGAACGGTTCGGCCGGCCCGACGTGGTACTCGGCCAGC harbors:
- a CDS encoding DUF308 domain-containing protein, translated to MSGTDPVVPPPPTFAPGASAAQPAGPDGGGPAPVSHRPTPLPATRTGWDVALGLVLIVTGVVVLGDVVVASVVSVLFIGWTLLIGGAVGIIVALSRIGRGGFWIGMLGGALALIAGLIFVTNTEVALLALSLAIGASMVTSGVVRLVAAVQHPEARSALVVSGGLSLVLGLLILNQWPKSALWLLGTLLGVQLVVDGLTLVLAGRPRLRAPASTATAVP
- a CDS encoding LapA family protein, yielding MADDVAATPKPNPIAGFLRSRWIPIVLAVVAAVFIGQNRNRVSIDLLWLQLSAPLWLILLVAVLVGIIIAASGSRRRRRQSR